A single region of the Pseudomonas sp. GGS8 genome encodes:
- a CDS encoding ATP-dependent DNA ligase: MKVFAELYAELDATTSSNAKLAAMQHYFAQATPEDAAWAVYLLAGGRPRQGVPVRVLRDVAIACSGLSPWLFEESYLAVGDLAETISLVLPETPHTSTDRLTVWIENKLLPLRSAPPRVLAERLPALWAQLDRQSLMLCIKLITGSFRVGVSKSLLTRAVAATAGLDSKCLAQRLVGYTDPSHRPNAASYLKLIAPEAADEQAQRGGQPYLFFLAHALSQPVEQFEALLGPASQWQVEWKWDGIRAQVVKRDGRLWVWSRGEELVTERFPELGSLVHGLPDGTVIDGEIVAWKTAPSGSGNASGRQSPTSLAVQPFALLQKRGSRNTLDKKILNEVPVVLQAFDLLEWQGQDLRNQTQAVRRAQLEHLVTTCANPVLLASPMLIGEDWFDLARQREASRKLGVEGMMLKARDAQYGVGRNKDTGVWWKWKVDPFSVDAVLIHAQQGHGRQASLYTDYTFAVWDGPPDASERTLVPFAKAYSGLTNEEIRQIDSIVRKTTVEQSGPVIRVKPSLVFELGFESIAPSKRHPSGIAVRFPRMLRWRLDKSVEEADSLATLQDLLA, encoded by the coding sequence GCTGGCCGGCGGGCGGCCTCGGCAAGGGGTGCCGGTACGGGTGCTGCGCGACGTGGCAATCGCGTGTTCCGGGCTCTCGCCCTGGTTGTTCGAGGAAAGCTACCTGGCGGTGGGTGATCTGGCGGAAACCATTTCGCTGGTGCTGCCCGAAACGCCTCACACGTCCACCGACAGACTGACGGTGTGGATTGAAAACAAACTGCTTCCGTTGCGCAGCGCGCCTCCGCGGGTCCTCGCCGAACGCCTGCCCGCGCTGTGGGCGCAACTGGATCGCCAGAGCCTGATGTTGTGCATCAAACTGATCACCGGTAGTTTCCGTGTCGGTGTCTCCAAATCGCTGCTCACCCGCGCCGTGGCAGCCACGGCCGGGCTCGACAGCAAATGCCTAGCGCAACGGCTGGTGGGTTACACCGACCCGTCGCACCGCCCGAACGCCGCCAGTTACCTGAAGCTGATTGCCCCTGAAGCAGCCGATGAACAGGCCCAACGGGGTGGCCAGCCCTACCTGTTTTTCCTTGCCCACGCGTTGTCGCAACCGGTTGAGCAGTTCGAAGCCCTGCTCGGCCCGGCCAGCCAATGGCAAGTGGAGTGGAAATGGGACGGCATCCGCGCCCAAGTGGTCAAGCGCGATGGGCGCTTGTGGGTCTGGTCGCGAGGTGAAGAACTGGTGACCGAACGTTTCCCTGAACTGGGCAGCCTGGTCCACGGCTTGCCCGACGGCACGGTGATCGACGGTGAAATCGTCGCCTGGAAAACCGCGCCCTCGGGCTCCGGGAACGCTTCCGGCCGGCAATCGCCAACATCGCTGGCGGTGCAGCCCTTCGCCCTGCTGCAAAAACGCGGCAGCCGTAACACACTGGACAAGAAAATCCTCAATGAGGTGCCCGTGGTCCTCCAGGCCTTTGACCTGCTGGAATGGCAGGGTCAGGATTTGCGCAACCAGACTCAGGCCGTGCGCCGCGCTCAGTTGGAACACCTCGTCACCACCTGCGCAAACCCGGTGTTACTGGCCTCGCCCATGTTGATCGGCGAAGACTGGTTCGACCTCGCACGCCAACGGGAAGCCTCTCGCAAACTGGGGGTCGAAGGCATGATGCTCAAGGCCCGCGATGCGCAGTATGGCGTCGGGCGGAACAAAGACACGGGCGTATGGTGGAAATGGAAAGTCGACCCGTTCAGTGTCGATGCAGTTTTGATCCATGCCCAGCAGGGTCATGGCCGCCAGGCCAGTCTCTACACCGATTACACCTTCGCCGTGTGGGACGGCCCACCCGATGCCAGCGAGCGAACACTGGTGCCTTTCGCCAAGGCCTACTCCGGGTTGACCAACGAAGAAATCCGCCAGATCGACAGCATCGTACGCAAGACCACGGTGGAACAATCCGGACCGGTGATCCGGGTGAAACCGAGCCTGGTGTTTGAGCTGGGATTCGAGAGCATTGCCCCGTCGAAACGGCACCCGAGCGGGATAGCGGTGCGGTTTCCGCGGATGTTGCGCTGGCGACTGGATAAATCGGTGGAAGAAGCTGACAGCCTGGCGACGTTGCAGGATTTGCTGGCCTGA